Genomic window (Microbacterium oxydans):
CTGGTTGGCCTGGTTGGCCTGGGCCAGCATCGCCGTACCTGCCTGCGACAGGATGTTCTTCGATGTGAACTTGACCATCTCGGACGCCATGTCGGTGTCGCGGATCCGGCTCTCGGCAGCGGACAGGTTCTCCGCCGACACGTTGAGGCTGTTGATGGTCGACTCGAAGCGGTTCTGCAGCGCACCGTAGCCGGCGCGTGCGGTCGAGACCGCCTGGATCTGCGTGTCGATACCCGCCAGCGCGGTACCGTACGTCGCAGCGTCCGTCATGGTCGCCGCGAGCGTCTTGATGTCGGCACCGAGGGTGGCGAAGTCGGTCAGGGCGACCGAGATCTGGTCCTCGGCGGCGACGGAGCCCGCACCGACCTGGAACGTCAGCGTGTCGCCGCCCGAGAGCAGCTTGATGCCGTTGAAGTTCGTGCTGCCGGCGATCCGCGTGAGCTCATCACCCAGGGTGTTGATCTCCTTCTGGATCGCGTCGCGCGACTTCGCGTTGTTCGAGTCGTTCGCACCCTGAGCGGTCAGGTCGCGAACGCGCTGCAGGATCGAGTGGACCTCGGTCAGGGCGCCTTCCGCGGTCTGGATGACCGAGATGCCGTCCTGGGCGTTGCGCGCCGCGACGTTCAGGCCGTTGACCTGCGAGCGCAGGCCCTCGGAGATCGCGAGGCCCGCAGCGTCGTCAGCCGCGCGGTTGATGCGGAAGCCGCTGGACAGCTTCTCGAGCGACTTCGACAGGTCGTTCTGCGTGTTGGACAGGTTGCGGTAGGCGTTGAGTGCCGACACGTTCGTGCTGATCTGCATACCCATAAGGGTTTCTCCTCCGTGATGTGTTGTGCGGGGGACCATCCGTGGTCTCCCGCACACACCTATCGGCGGAGTAGGCGCGCCCGTTAGCCGGGCGCGGGTCGATCAGGCGGGAGCCGCTTCCCGGAACACCCCGGCGATCCGCGCGCTGCTCGCGTCGGCGATGCGCGTGAAGTACGCATCGCGGGCGCCGGCGGACACCCGGGTCGTCGTGACGGGCGTGGGCCCTTCGGTGAAGAACCGGTCCAGCGCGTCGCGCAGGAGCCGGATGGCCTCCGACCGCTGCTGCGACACCGCGGAGTGGGTCACGCCGAGCTCCTCGGCGATCTCCTTCACGGGGCGCTCGTCGAAGTACACGGCCTGAACGATCCGGCGCATGCGCTCCGGCAGCGCGGCGACGGCCTGCTCCAGCACCTCGCGCCGTTCGCCGACGAGCGCCGACTCCTCGGGGAGGGGGATCTCGGCGGCCACGTCGCGGGCCGACGGGTCCTCCAGCGTGGTGACGGTGCGGGCCGCGTCGGCGAGGGCTTCGACGACGACGTCCTTCGCGACGCCCATGGCCGTGGCCACTTCGGCGGCGGTCGCGGTCCGGCCGAGCCCGGCGGTGAGGGTCTCGCGGACGGCCACGGTCTCCTTGATGCGCTTGCGGATGCCACGGGACGCCCAGTCCATGGAGCGCATCTCGTCGGCGAACGCACCGAGGATGCGGCGGCGTGCATAGGCGCCGAAGGGGACGCCCAGTTCGGGGTCGAACGCCTCGGCGGCGGTCACGAGCGCGAGCGCTCCGACGGCCGCGAGCTCGTCACGGGGGATGTGGGTGGCTCGGGCATGGGTCTCGGCGGCGAGGTATCCGACCAGGGGGAGGTTGCTCTCGATGAGGAGATTGCGCTCAGCGCGCGACGACATGGGGGATGATCCACCTCTCTGGATGCACTCCGGAAGATCCGAGGAGATGAATAGATGCGCATATCACATATGACGTGATTTGTACATGGGGAGAACTACCCATCGCCGTTCCACATAGTAACCTTAGGGGCGCGATAGCCGATAGTGACCTTTGGCCGCGTTAACAGGCGGGGCGATCAACTGGGGAAAAGGGGATCATGGGAGCCAACGAACTATCGATACAGCTGTGGCGCGAGCGCGAACTGCTCGAGATGCTGCTCTTCAAACTCGACGAACAGCAGCTGCTGCTGGCCGCGGGACGATCCCAATGGATCCAGTTTGCCGCACGCGAGATCGACCAGGTGCTCGATCGTCTGCGCGGTGCCGGCCTGGCGCGGACCGTGGAGGTCTCCGCGGTCGCCGAGGAGTGGGGGGCTCCCGAGACCGCGACCATCCGCGAACTGATCGAGCATGCACCGGAGGGGGCCTGGAAAGAGGTCTTCTCGGACCACCTGCGTGCGCTCACCCGGCTCGCCGCCGAGGTGGAGCAGATGCGCGACGCCAACGCCGAACAGCTCAGCGGCGTGCTCCGCGCCACCCAGGAGACGATCGCCGCGCTCGGAGACGACACCGGCGAGTACACGACGAACGGTGACCGCGCGCGCGACGACGCCGCGCGCATCATCGACACCGAGATGTGACCGGAAGGGGATCATGTCGACCTTCAGTGGATTGAACACCGCGGCCAGCGGTCTCGCGGCCGCCCGCCGCGGCATGGACGTGGTCGGGCAGAACATCGCCAACCAGAAGACGGAGGGGTACACGCGCCAGCGGGTGCTGACC
Coding sequences:
- the flgN gene encoding flagellar export chaperone FlgN — encoded protein: MGANELSIQLWRERELLEMLLFKLDEQQLLLAAGRSQWIQFAAREIDQVLDRLRGAGLARTVEVSAVAEEWGAPETATIRELIEHAPEGAWKEVFSDHLRALTRLAAEVEQMRDANAEQLSGVLRATQETIAALGDDTGEYTTNGDRARDDAARIIDTEM
- a CDS encoding flagellin, which gives rise to MGMQISTNVSALNAYRNLSNTQNDLSKSLEKLSSGFRINRAADDAAGLAISEGLRSQVNGLNVAARNAQDGISVIQTAEGALTEVHSILQRVRDLTAQGANDSNNAKSRDAIQKEINTLGDELTRIAGSTNFNGIKLLSGGDTLTFQVGAGSVAAEDQISVALTDFATLGADIKTLAATMTDAATYGTALAGIDTQIQAVSTARAGYGALQNRFESTINSLNVSAENLSAAESRIRDTDMASEMVKFTSKNILSQAGTAMLAQANQANQGVLQLLR
- a CDS encoding sigma-70 family RNA polymerase sigma factor, giving the protein MSSRAERNLLIESNLPLVGYLAAETHARATHIPRDELAAVGALALVTAAEAFDPELGVPFGAYARRRILGAFADEMRSMDWASRGIRKRIKETVAVRETLTAGLGRTATAAEVATAMGVAKDVVVEALADAARTVTTLEDPSARDVAAEIPLPEESALVGERREVLEQAVAALPERMRRIVQAVYFDERPVKEIAEELGVTHSAVSQQRSEAIRLLRDALDRFFTEGPTPVTTTRVSAGARDAYFTRIADASSARIAGVFREAAPA